The DNA window CACGAGCAGAGTTCTGTCGTATTCGAGGAACGCTCTCTTCAACTCTGGATCCTGGCTAAATTCCAGTAAAGCTCTCGCTATCGCCGTTCTTGCCGCTTCAGCCTGACCCATGAATCCTCCTCCTTCCACTTTCACGTCGATGTCTACTTGCTTCGCAAGCTCCTTAGCTATTAGCAACGGCTCCATTATCTTCATTCTCGCCATTTCTGGCTGGTAGATTTCGATCGGTATCTTGTTAATCCTTACTCTTCCCTTTCCCGGCTTTATCGTCGCTCTCGCCACCGCTGTCTTTCTCTTGCCGCTCGTAACTATCACCTTCATTTTCTCACCTCGAATCCCAGATACCTACTGACATCCTCAAGGTATACGTATTTATCGGTCTTACAAACGTTTTCGAAATAAGCCGAATCAACTTTTTCGAATTCCACGCCTTCCAACTCCTTAGGAACTCCCATGA is part of the Ferroglobus placidus DSM 10642 genome and encodes:
- a CDS encoding 30S ribosomal protein S9, coding for MKVIVTSGKRKTAVARATIKPGKGRVRINKIPIEIYQPEMARMKIMEPLLIAKELAKQVDIDVKVEGGGFMGQAEAARTAIARALLEFSQDPELKRAFLEYDRTLLVNDTRRKEPKKQGGRGARKRRQTSYR